One Neomonachus schauinslandi chromosome 9, ASM220157v2, whole genome shotgun sequence DNA segment encodes these proteins:
- the RBM23 gene encoding probable RNA-binding protein 23 isoform X2 → MASDDFDIVIEAMLEAPYKKEEDEQQRKEVKKDGPSNTSTSSSSTSGSSASGEASKKKRSRSHSKSRDRKRSRSRERDRHRRRSSRSRSRDRQRRHRSRSRDRRHSSETRSRDRRREDRVRYRSPPLVSPGRRYAHSKSPHFREKSPVREPTNNLSPEERDARTVFCMQLAARIRPRDLEDFFSAVGKVRDVRIISDRNSRRSKGIAYVEFCEIQCVPLAIGLTGQRLLGVPIIVQASQAEKNRLAAMANNLQKGNSGPMRLYVGSLHFNITEDMLRGIFEPFGKIDNIVLMKDSDTGRSKGYGFITFSDSECARRALEQLNGFELAGRPMRVGHVTERLDGGTDITFPDGDQELDLGSAGGRLQLMAKLTEGSGIQLPSTAAAAAAAAQAAAALQLNRTVPLGALNPAALTALSPALNLASQAIASQCFQLSSLFTPQTM, encoded by the exons ATGGCGTCCGATGACTTTGATATAGTGATTGAGGCCATGCTGGAGGCTCCCTATAAAAAAGAGGAG GatgaacagcaaaggaaagaggttAAAAAAGATGGCCCTAGCAACACCAGCACGAGCAGTAGCAGCACCAGTGGGAGCAGCGCCAGTGGGGAGGCAAGCAA GAAGAAGAGGAGTCGGAGCCATAGTAAAAGCAGGGATAGAAAGCGCAG CCGCAGTCGGGAGCGGGACCGGCACAGGCGGAGAAGCAGTCGGAGCCGAAGTCGAGACCGGCAGCGTCGCCACCGCAGCCGGAGCCGGGACCGGCGGCACAGCAGTGAGACACGCAGTCGGGACCGGCGGCGTGAGGACCGCGTGCGCTACAGGAGCCCGCCGCTTGTATCGCCTGG GCGCAGGTACGCACACAGTAAGAGTCCTCATTTCAGAGAAAAGAGCCCAGTCAG GGAGCCCACTAATAATCTGAGTCCCGAGGAGCGTGATGCCCGCACAGTTTTCTGTATGCAGTTAGCTGCCCGCATTCGGCCTCGGGACCTGGAGGACTTTTTCTCTGCTGTCGGCAAG GTTCGTGATGTCCGAATCATCTCTGATCGGAACTCCCGGCGTTCTAAGGGCATCGCCTACGTGGAATTCTGTGAAATCCAGTGTGTGCCGCTGGCCATTGGGCTGACTGGGCAACGGCTGCTTGGAGTGCCCATCATTGTCCAGGCTTCACAG GCTGAGAAAAACCGACTGGCAGCCATGGCCAACAACCTGCAGAAGGGCAACAGCGGGCCGATGCGCCTCTATGTGGGCTCCCTGCACTTCAATATCACGGAGGACATGCTCCGGGGCATCTTTGAGCCCTTTGGCAAA ATTGATAATATTGTCTTGATGAAGGACTCAGATACAGGCCGTTCTAAAGGTTATGGTTTCATTACG TTCTCAGACTCTGAGTGTGCCCGGCGGGCCCTGGAACAACTGAATGGCTTTGAGCTTGCTGGCCGACCTATGAGAGTTGGCCATGTGACCGAGCGACTGGATGGTGGCACAGACATCACTTTTCCGGATGGGGACCAGGAGCTGGATCTGGGATCTGCAGGTGGACGTTTGCAGCTCATGGCCAAATTGACAGAAG GCTCCGGAATCCAGCTGCCTAGCACAGCTGcagctgctgccgccgccgcccagGCTGCTGCCGCCTTGCAACTGAACAGGACGGTTCCCTTGGGGGCCCTGAACCCTGCGGCTCTGACTG CTCTGAGTCCAGCCCTGAACCTTGCCTCCCAGGCAATCGCCTCCCAGTGCTTCCAGCTTTCCAGCCTCTTTACCCCTCAGACCAT GTAA
- the RBM23 gene encoding probable RNA-binding protein 23 isoform X1, with translation MASDDFDIVIEAMLEAPYKKEEDEQQRKEVKKDGPSNTSTSSSSTSGSSASGEASKKKRSRSHSKSRDRKRSRSRERDRHRRRSSRSRSRDRQRRHRSRSRDRRHSSETRSRDRRREDRVRYRSPPLVSPGRRYAHSKSPHFREKSPVREPTNNLSPEERDARTVFCMQLAARIRPRDLEDFFSAVGKVRDVRIISDRNSRRSKGIAYVEFCEIQCVPLAIGLTGQRLLGVPIIVQASQAEKNRLAAMANNLQKGNSGPMRLYVGSLHFNITEDMLRGIFEPFGKIDNIVLMKDSDTGRSKGYGFITFSDSECARRALEQLNGFELAGRPMRVGHVTERLDGGTDITFPDGDQELDLGSAGGRLQLMAKLTEGSGIQLPSTAAAAAAAAQAAAALQLNRTVPLGALNPAALTALSPALNLASQAIASQCFQLSSLFTPQTM, from the exons ATGGCGTCCGATGACTTTGATATAGTGATTGAGGCCATGCTGGAGGCTCCCTATAAAAAAGAGGAG GatgaacagcaaaggaaagaggttAAAAAAGATGGCCCTAGCAACACCAGCACGAGCAGTAGCAGCACCAGTGGGAGCAGCGCCAGTGGGGAGGCAAGCAA GAAGAAGAGGAGTCGGAGCCATAGTAAAAGCAGGGATAGAAAGCGCAG CCGCAGTCGGGAGCGGGACCGGCACAGGCGGAGAAGCAGTCGGAGCCGAAGTCGAGACCGGCAGCGTCGCCACCGCAGCCGGAGCCGGGACCGGCGGCACAGCAGTGAGACACGCAGTCGGGACCGGCGGCGTGAGGACCGCGTGCGCTACAGGAGCCCGCCGCTTGTATCGCCTGG GCGCAGGTACGCACACAGTAAGAGTCCTCATTTCAGAGAAAAGAGCCCAGTCAG GGAGCCCACTAATAATCTGAGTCCCGAGGAGCGTGATGCCCGCACAGTTTTCTGTATGCAGTTAGCTGCCCGCATTCGGCCTCGGGACCTGGAGGACTTTTTCTCTGCTGTCGGCAAG GTTCGTGATGTCCGAATCATCTCTGATCGGAACTCCCGGCGTTCTAAGGGCATCGCCTACGTGGAATTCTGTGAAATCCAGTGTGTGCCGCTGGCCATTGGGCTGACTGGGCAACGGCTGCTTGGAGTGCCCATCATTGTCCAGGCTTCACAG GCTGAGAAAAACCGACTGGCAGCCATGGCCAACAACCTGCAGAAGGGCAACAGCGGGCCGATGCGCCTCTATGTGGGCTCCCTGCACTTCAATATCACGGAGGACATGCTCCGGGGCATCTTTGAGCCCTTTGGCAAA ATTGATAATATTGTCTTGATGAAGGACTCAGATACAGGCCGTTCTAAAGGTTATGGTTTCATTACG TTCTCAGACTCTGAGTGTGCCCGGCGGGCCCTGGAACAACTGAATGGCTTTGAGCTTGCTGGCCGACCTATGAGAGTTGGCCATGTGACCGAGCGACTGGATGGTGGCACAGACATCACTTTTCCGGATGGGGACCAGGAGCTGGATCTGGGATCTGCAGGTGGACGTTTGCAGCTCATGGCCAAATTGACAGAAG GCTCCGGAATCCAGCTGCCTAGCACAGCTGcagctgctgccgccgccgcccagGCTGCTGCCGCCTTGCAACTGAACAGGACGGTTCCCTTGGGGGCCCTGAACCCTGCGGCTCTGACTG CTCTGAGTCCAGCCCTGAACCTTGCCTCCCAGGCAATCGCCTCCCAGTGCTTCCAGCTTTCCAGCCTCTTTACCCCTCAGACCATGTGA